One window from the genome of Anopheles merus strain MAF chromosome 3R, AmerM5.1, whole genome shotgun sequence encodes:
- the LOC121597846 gene encoding dihydrolipoyllysine-residue acetyltransferase component of pyruvate dehydrogenase complex, mitochondrial isoform X1 produces the protein MLRTIIVRNENLLLQGSVRKILKGTAVRSLSSECAKRSAAGHRRSSHNNLSNGRSSLKEVTWRTNFVRGYCSGFPAHSKVLLPALSPTMELGTIVSWEKKEGDKLNEGDLLAEIETDKATMGFETPEEGYLAKILVPAGQKDVPIGKLVCIIVENEADVAAFKDYKDTGGAAKPAAAAAPAPPSPAAAPPTPTPPPVAAPPPPPPMAAAPQPMTAVEQRGPRVYASPMAKKLAEQQRLRLEGKGSGLFGSLTSKDLAGMQAAGAAPSAGGAPASAASIPAGAAYVDLPVSNIRGVIAKRLLESKTTIPHYYLTVDVNMDQVTKLRARFNKQLEKEGVKLSINDFVIKAAAMACKKVPEANSAWMDTVIRQFDAVDVSVAVSTDRGLITPIVFSADRKGIADISKDVKNLAAKARDGKLQPQEFQGGTFSVSNLGMFGVTHFCAIINPPQSCILAVGGTQKRLVPDKDSEKGFKESDYVSVTLSCDHRTVDGAVGARWLQYFRQFLEDPNSMLL, from the exons ATGTTACGAACAATCATCGTACGAAACGAGAATCTCCTGCTGCAAGGATCGGTCCGCAAAATACTGAAAGGAACTGCCGTCCGCTCGCTCAGCAGTGAGTGCGCCAAACGATCAGCCGCCGGCCACCGCAG AAGCTCGCACAACAACTTATCGAACGGTCGCAGCAGCCTGAAGGAGGTGACATGGAGAACGAACTTTGTTCGCGGATATTGCAGCGGCTTTCCGGCCCACTCGAAGGTCCTGCTGCCGGCCCTGTCGCCCACGATGGAGCTCGGAACTATCGTCAGCTGGGAGAAGAAGGAGGGCGACAAGCTGAATGAag GTGATTTGCTGGCGGAAATCGAAACCGACAAAGCGACCATGGGCTTCGAGACGCCCGAGGAAGGTTACCTGGCGAAGATCCTGGTCCCGGCCGGCCAGAAGGATGTCCCCATTGGCAAGCTGGTGTGCATTATCGTTGAAAATGAAGCCGACGTGGCAGCGTTCAAGGATTACAAGGATACGGGCGGTGCGGCCAAAccggctgctgcggctgctcccgcaccaccatcaccggcCGCCGCCCCACCAACACCAACGCCACCGCCAGTCGctgcgccaccaccaccgccaccaatGGCGGCCGCCCCTCAACCCATGACTGCGGTGGAGCAGCGTGGACCCCGTGTCTATGCCAGCCCGATGGCGAAGAAGCTTGCCGAGCAGCAACGTTTGCGATTGGAAG GCAAAGGATCCGGCTTGTTTGGTTCACTAACGTCTAAGGATCTTGCAGGTATGCAAGCGGCCGGTGCTGCCCCATCGGCCGGCGGTGCGCCTGCTTCCGCAGCTTCCATCCCTGCCGGTGCGGCGTACGTCGACCTGCCGGTATCGAACATCCGTGGTGTGATTGCGAAGCGATTGCTCGAGTCGAAGACCACCATCCCGCACTACTACCTGACGGTGGACGTCAACATGGATCAGGTGACGAAGCTGCGGGCCCGCTTCAACAAGCAGCTCGAGAAGGAGGGCGTCAAGCTGTCGATCAACGATTTCGTCATCAAGGCGGCGGCAATGGCCTGCAAAAAGGTGCCGGAAGCGAACTCCGCCTGGATGGACACGGTGATTCGTCAGTTCGACGCGGTCGATGTGTCGGTGGCCGTGTCGACCGACCGGGGACTGATTACGCCCATTGTGTTCTCGGCCGACCGGAAGGGCATTGCTGACATCAGCAAGGATGTGAAGAATCTGGCGGCGAAGGCGCGCGACGGCAAGCTGCAGCCGCAGGAGTTCCAGGGCGGCACGTTCAGCGTGTCGAACCTGGGCATGTTCGGGGTGACCCATTTCTGCGCCATCATCAATCCGCCCCAGTCGTGCATTCTGGCCGTCGGTGGCACCCAGAAACGTCTCGTACCTGACAAGGACTCAGAGAAGGG CTTCAAGGAAAGTGACTACGTGTCGGTAACGCTCAGCTGTGACCATCGTACGGTTGATGGTGCTGTCGGTGCCCGCTGGTTGCAGTACTTCCGCCAGTTCCTGGAAGACCCCAACTCGATGTTGCTGTAA
- the LOC121597846 gene encoding dihydrolipoyllysine-residue acetyltransferase component of pyruvate dehydrogenase complex, mitochondrial isoform X2 — MLRTIIVRNENLLLQGSVRKILKGTAVRSLSSECAKRSAAGHRRSSHNNLSNGRSSLKEVTWRTNFVRGYCSGFPAHSKVLLPALSPTMELGTIVSWEKKEGDKLNEGDLLAEIETDKATMGFETPEEGYLAKILVPAGQKDVPIGKLVCIIVENEADVAAFKDYKDTGGAAKPAAAAAPAPPSPAAAPPTPTPPPVAAPPPPPPMAAAPQPMTAVEQRGPRVYASPMAKKLAEQQRLRLEGMQAAGAAPSAGGAPASAASIPAGAAYVDLPVSNIRGVIAKRLLESKTTIPHYYLTVDVNMDQVTKLRARFNKQLEKEGVKLSINDFVIKAAAMACKKVPEANSAWMDTVIRQFDAVDVSVAVSTDRGLITPIVFSADRKGIADISKDVKNLAAKARDGKLQPQEFQGGTFSVSNLGMFGVTHFCAIINPPQSCILAVGGTQKRLVPDKDSEKGFKESDYVSVTLSCDHRTVDGAVGARWLQYFRQFLEDPNSMLL; from the exons ATGTTACGAACAATCATCGTACGAAACGAGAATCTCCTGCTGCAAGGATCGGTCCGCAAAATACTGAAAGGAACTGCCGTCCGCTCGCTCAGCAGTGAGTGCGCCAAACGATCAGCCGCCGGCCACCGCAG AAGCTCGCACAACAACTTATCGAACGGTCGCAGCAGCCTGAAGGAGGTGACATGGAGAACGAACTTTGTTCGCGGATATTGCAGCGGCTTTCCGGCCCACTCGAAGGTCCTGCTGCCGGCCCTGTCGCCCACGATGGAGCTCGGAACTATCGTCAGCTGGGAGAAGAAGGAGGGCGACAAGCTGAATGAag GTGATTTGCTGGCGGAAATCGAAACCGACAAAGCGACCATGGGCTTCGAGACGCCCGAGGAAGGTTACCTGGCGAAGATCCTGGTCCCGGCCGGCCAGAAGGATGTCCCCATTGGCAAGCTGGTGTGCATTATCGTTGAAAATGAAGCCGACGTGGCAGCGTTCAAGGATTACAAGGATACGGGCGGTGCGGCCAAAccggctgctgcggctgctcccgcaccaccatcaccggcCGCCGCCCCACCAACACCAACGCCACCGCCAGTCGctgcgccaccaccaccgccaccaatGGCGGCCGCCCCTCAACCCATGACTGCGGTGGAGCAGCGTGGACCCCGTGTCTATGCCAGCCCGATGGCGAAGAAGCTTGCCGAGCAGCAACGTTTGCGATTGGAAG GTATGCAAGCGGCCGGTGCTGCCCCATCGGCCGGCGGTGCGCCTGCTTCCGCAGCTTCCATCCCTGCCGGTGCGGCGTACGTCGACCTGCCGGTATCGAACATCCGTGGTGTGATTGCGAAGCGATTGCTCGAGTCGAAGACCACCATCCCGCACTACTACCTGACGGTGGACGTCAACATGGATCAGGTGACGAAGCTGCGGGCCCGCTTCAACAAGCAGCTCGAGAAGGAGGGCGTCAAGCTGTCGATCAACGATTTCGTCATCAAGGCGGCGGCAATGGCCTGCAAAAAGGTGCCGGAAGCGAACTCCGCCTGGATGGACACGGTGATTCGTCAGTTCGACGCGGTCGATGTGTCGGTGGCCGTGTCGACCGACCGGGGACTGATTACGCCCATTGTGTTCTCGGCCGACCGGAAGGGCATTGCTGACATCAGCAAGGATGTGAAGAATCTGGCGGCGAAGGCGCGCGACGGCAAGCTGCAGCCGCAGGAGTTCCAGGGCGGCACGTTCAGCGTGTCGAACCTGGGCATGTTCGGGGTGACCCATTTCTGCGCCATCATCAATCCGCCCCAGTCGTGCATTCTGGCCGTCGGTGGCACCCAGAAACGTCTCGTACCTGACAAGGACTCAGAGAAGGG CTTCAAGGAAAGTGACTACGTGTCGGTAACGCTCAGCTGTGACCATCGTACGGTTGATGGTGCTGTCGGTGCCCGCTGGTTGCAGTACTTCCGCCAGTTCCTGGAAGACCCCAACTCGATGTTGCTGTAA
- the LOC121597851 gene encoding uncharacterized protein LOC121597851 isoform X1 — protein sequence MAIKRCILLYVLIICGTFELSHGLRVNMTMFSNCQDVKLAYNEMPISLETVRFDRDSEGVCDTLHAEYEVRESSDDVEWELIITTYQCEQQTAKICLDNPKEYIEPMHCDRFHSDDSGPWFFIASSMTNGDRCGRMTGRYNLDAAVLKIKYLEQYIAMGKGTYRVRMLFHIPGTNLDTLNVRGCCEMDFDVID from the exons ATGGCTATCAAAAGGTGCATCTTGCTGTATGTGCTTATCATTTGTGGTACCTTTGAACTTTCTCATGGATTG CGTGTCAACATGACCATGTTTTCCAACTGCCAAGACGTGAAGCTTGCGTACAACGAAATGCCCATCTCGCTGGAAACGGTACGCTTTGATCGTGATTCCGAGGGCGTTTGCGACACGCTGCACGCGGAGTACGAGGTCCGGGAATCGTCCGACGACGTCGAGTGGGAACTGATCATCACGACCTACCAGTGTGAACAGCAAACGGCGAAAATTTGTCTCGACAATCCCAAGGAGTACATTGAGCCGATGCACTGCGATCGGTTCCATTCCGACGACAGTGGGCCCTGGTTCTTCATTGCCAGCTCAATGACCAACGGTGATCGGTGTGGCCGCATGACG GGTCGTTACAATCTCGATGCTGCGGTGCTGAAGATCAAGTACCTGGAGCAGTACATCGCGATGGGCAAGGGCACGTATCGCGTACGGATGCTGTTCCACATCCCTGGCACCAATCTGGACACGCTGAACGTGCGCGGCTGCTGCGAGATGGACTTTGACGTGATCGATTGA
- the LOC121597851 gene encoding uncharacterized protein LOC121597851 isoform X2, translated as MTMFSNCQDVKLAYNEMPISLETVRFDRDSEGVCDTLHAEYEVRESSDDVEWELIITTYQCEQQTAKICLDNPKEYIEPMHCDRFHSDDSGPWFFIASSMTNGDRCGRMTGRYNLDAAVLKIKYLEQYIAMGKGTYRVRMLFHIPGTNLDTLNVRGCCEMDFDVID; from the exons ATGACCATGTTTTCCAACTGCCAAGACGTGAAGCTTGCGTACAACGAAATGCCCATCTCGCTGGAAACGGTACGCTTTGATCGTGATTCCGAGGGCGTTTGCGACACGCTGCACGCGGAGTACGAGGTCCGGGAATCGTCCGACGACGTCGAGTGGGAACTGATCATCACGACCTACCAGTGTGAACAGCAAACGGCGAAAATTTGTCTCGACAATCCCAAGGAGTACATTGAGCCGATGCACTGCGATCGGTTCCATTCCGACGACAGTGGGCCCTGGTTCTTCATTGCCAGCTCAATGACCAACGGTGATCGGTGTGGCCGCATGACG GGTCGTTACAATCTCGATGCTGCGGTGCTGAAGATCAAGTACCTGGAGCAGTACATCGCGATGGGCAAGGGCACGTATCGCGTACGGATGCTGTTCCACATCCCTGGCACCAATCTGGACACGCTGAACGTGCGCGGCTGCTGCGAGATGGACTTTGACGTGATCGATTGA
- the LOC121597847 gene encoding FAS-associated factor 2, with product MDNDGLSNEQTEKVLQFQDITGLDDMNVCRDILIRHQWDLEIAFQEHLNIREGRPSAYATESRAPAVINDRFLQHVFSSARTSPSREPGGIAGVIGYMFNYMVNFWCSAFSSLLSSILGLFRDQESIPADPLGDVLKFIQTYNEKYPEHPVFYQGTYSQALNDAKNELRFLLVYLHSEATSEAVAFCRGALSDPLVIEYVNRRMLFWGCDMASHEGKRVATTVSVRTHPTLLIIGMRANKMIIMGRLEGDCSAEELIRRMDTVVNDNEVWLNQARQDRLERDLTQTLRQQQDEAYQRSLQADQEKQRRKQQEREEAMRIQAAIEAEQAAEQQRKEDIERLKLDLAQLVPSEPEAGAPDTISIVFKLPSGLRLERRFRSTDTMRDIYHFIFCHPDAPDSFEITTNFPKRVIKCSGDEPGQTLLLSGLKNREVLFVADLEA from the exons atgGATAACGATGGGCTGTCGAACGAGCAGACGGAAAAGGTGCTCCAGTTTCAGGACATTACCGGGCTGGACGATATGAACGTGTGCCGCGACATACTGATCCGCCACCAGTGGGACCTGGAGATCGCCTTTCAGGAGCATTTAAACATACGCGAGGGGCGCCCGTCGGCGTACGCCACCGAGTCCCGGGCGCCCGCCGTCATTAACGATCGCTTCCTGCAGCACGTGTTCTCCAGCGCCCGGACCAGCCCGTCGCGCGAGCCGGGCGGAATTGCGGGCGTGATCGGGTACATGTTTAACTACATGGTAAACTTTTGGTGCAGCGCGTTCTCGTCGCTGCTGTCGTCGATCCTGGGGCTGTTCCGCGACCAGGAAAGCATTCCGGCCGATCCGCTCGGCGACGTGCTGAAGTTCATTCAAACGTACAATGAAAAGTACCCGGAGCATCCGGTGTTTTACCAGGGCACGTACTCGCAGGCACTGAACGATGCGAAGAACGAGCTGCGCTTCCTGCTAGTCTATCTGCATTCCGAGGCGACGTCCGAGGCGGTCGCGTTCTGTCGCGGCGCCCTGTCCGACCCGCTGGTGATCGAGTACGTCAATCGGCGGATGCTGTTCTGGGGCTGCGATATGGCCTCGCACGAGGGCAAACGGGTGGCGACGACGGTCAGTGTCCGTACGCACCCGACCCTGCTCATCATCGGCATGCGGGCGAACAAGATGATCATTATGGGCCGGCTGGAGGGTGACTGTTCGGCGGAGGAGCTGATCCGCCGGATGGACACGGTGGTGAACGATAACGAGGTGTGGCTCAATCAGGCCCGCCAGGATCGGCTCGAGCGCGATCTGACGCAAACGTTGCGCCAGCAGCAGGACGAAGCGTACCAGCGCTCGCTGCAGGCCGATCAGGAGAAGCAGCGCCGGAAGCAGCAGGAGCGGGAGGAGGCGATGCGCATCCAGGCCGCGATCGAGGCGGAACAGGCGgccgagcagcagcgcaaGGAGGACATCGAACGGTTAAAGCTCGATCTGGCCCAGCTAGTGCCTTCGGAACCGGAAGCCGGTGCGCCCGACACGATCAGCATAGTGTTCAAGCTGCCGAGCGGGCTGCGGTTAGAGAGAAGGTTTAGAAGCACCGACACAATGAGG GATATTTACCACTTTATTTTCTGCCACCCGGATGCGCCCGACTCGTTCGAAATCACCACCAACTTCCCGAAGCGCGTGATCAAATGTTCGGGCGACGAGCCGGGACagacgctgctgctgtcggGGCTGAAGAACCGCGAGGTACTGTTCGTCGCCGATCTGGAGGCGTAG
- the LOC121597852 gene encoding protein C10, whose translation MSYLSNFNAETGKTILVDILKTVNQPDNSKKLAEAKANSGKEMIKMMQNVFPLVMQIQIEVIKDYGFPGNREGLVQFEQIIREFEREEVDIARLRAQIRSIYLPPININSTNDVLI comes from the coding sequence ATGTCGTATCTATCGAATTTTAACGCCGAAACGGGCAAAACCATACTGGTGGACATCCTCAAAACGGTCAACCAACCGGACAACTCGAAAAAGCTCGCCGAAGCCAAGGCCAACTCCGGCAAGGAGATGATCAAGATGATGCAGAACGTCTTCCCGCTGGTGATGCAGATCCAGATCGAGGTCATCAAGGACTACGGCTTCCCGGGCAACCGGGAGGGGCTGGTGCAGTTCGAGCAGATCATTCGCGAGTTCGAGCGGGAGGAGGTGGACATTGCGCGGCTGCGGGCACAGATACGCTCGATCTATCTACCTCCGATCAACATTAACAGCACCAACGACGTGCTGATATAG
- the LOC121597848 gene encoding MTRF1L release factor glutamine methyltransferase: MLLSSSSTRVAARMGVKMLARGIGQTDHHHRPLLQLCCASSTSAGSTAPTSLFSATNTTTTTTSTVRGTQERWMQRFESESIPEPETSIVNIIAHVLDLSGPGEVGNHQNSALNEAQMAKIEQLCQCRLARMPIQYIVREWDFRDLTLKMVPPVFIPRPETEELVELILQQMDTQRETLFLEIGCGTGAISLSLLKHAPKSSAIAIDQSRYACELTRENAETVGLHERLRIFKHKVVDDLPAELGGQKFDMIVSNPPYVPSVLIPTLDPEVKIYEDLRALDGGNDGLTVIKAILRIAGRHLAKDGVLWLEVDSAHPPIIEEFLSKHGELMGLRFLASYKDLFQKDRFVEIAKL; encoded by the exons ATGTTGCTGTCGTCGAGCTCCACGCGGGTTGCGGCACGGATGGGCGTCAAGATGCTTGCACGCGGCATTGGCCAAacggaccaccaccaccggccacTGCTCCAACTGTGCTGCGCTAGCAGTACCAGCGCGGGTTCTACCGCACCGACGAGCCTGTTCTcagccaccaacaccaccaccaccactaccagcaCGGTACGGGGCACCCAGGAAAGGTGGATGCAGCGGTTCGAGTCGGAAAGCATCCCCGAGCCGGAAACGTCCATCGTCAACATCATTGCACACGTGCTCGACCTGTCCGGGCCGGGCGAGGTGGGCAACCATCAAAACTCGGCCCTGAACGAAGCGCAGATGGCAAAAATCGAACAGCTCTGCCAGTGCCGGCTGGCTCGAATGCCCATCCAGTACATCGTGCGCGAGTGGGACTTTCGCGATTTGACGCTGAAGATGGTGCCGCCGGTGTTCATACCGCGCCCGGAAACGGAGGAGCTCGTGGAGCTGATACTGCAGCAGATGGACACGCAGCGGGAGACGCTCTTTCTGGAGATCGGATGCGGTACGGGCGCAATAAGTCTTTCGCTCCTTAAGCACGCCCCCAAG TCTTCTGCAATCGCGATCGACCAGAGCCGGTATGCGTGTGAGCTGACACGCGAGAACGCCGAAACGGTGGGCCTGCACGAGCGTTTGCGTATATTCAAGCACAAAGTGGTGGACGATCTGCCGGCGGAGCTGGGCGGGCAGAAGTTCGACATGATCGTTAGCAACCCGCCGTACGTGCCGTCGGTGCTCATTCCCACGCTCGATCCGGAGGTGAAGATCTACGAGGATCTGCGCGCGCTGGACGGCGGAAACGATGGTTTGACTGTGATAAAGGCCATCCTGCGGATAGCGGGCCGACATCTGGCCAAGGATGGCGTTCTGTGGCTGGAGGTGGACAGCGCACATCCACCGATAATAGAGGAGTTTCTCTCGAAGCACGGCGAACTGATGGGATTACGGTTTTTGGCATCGTATAAGGATCTGTTCCAGAAGGATCGCTTCGTGGAAATTGCTAAGCTATAG